One window from the genome of Dioscorea cayenensis subsp. rotundata cultivar TDr96_F1 chromosome 3, TDr96_F1_v2_PseudoChromosome.rev07_lg8_w22 25.fasta, whole genome shotgun sequence encodes:
- the LOC120254699 gene encoding chloride channel protein CLC-e, whose amino-acid sequence MFSSFTCSATCSRVAIHQQEIEWRGGFSLLPRLPLPPSPMLCRLLSKPHTNFGPRGRIVACLSEASSEGQDEQRSAVSSALEESMPIKDLITVAACAVGLLTGIGVVLFNYAVHYTRDLFWDGIPSRGASWLREEPIADVWPRVILVPLCGGLIVSILNKLRDSLEDSSEGTDTVASAVKGALRPFLKTIAASVTLGTGNSLGPEGPSVEIGSSVAKGISHVFEWSGGKSLSLVAAGSAAGISSGFNAAVAGCFFAVESVLWPSSTDSFSPLTNSTSMVILSSVIASVISEVGLGSDPAFMVPEYDFRSPSELPLYLLLGILCGLVSLTLSGCTSFALEMVENFHKTTRIPKTTYPAFGGMVVGLIALAYPEVLYWGFENVDILLESRPFVNGLPADVLFQLVGVKIVATSLSRASGLVGGYYAPSLFIGAATGMAYGKFMSSALSGPNPLFHLSLLEVASPQAYGLVGMAATLAGVCQVPLTSVLLLFELTQDYRIVLPLLGAVGVSSWIVSSQNKKKDVGNRLSTSGVKEASVNQNKESIYQGQVLEASTETSGVTDLCQIESSLCVYDSVGEINQLAEKLTVSQAIRTRYVTVLMSSSLVEAVSLMLVENQPCAIIIDANGFLVGLLSLEDIQNFSKVAKKRGTQTEVDKILVSHVCHLVGKKCQAWAVTPDTTLATAESIMNSHGVNQLAVVSEHADGQKKGQLVGLLDRESISIACRAAATKESLGLFSENL is encoded by the exons ATGTTTTCCTCCTTCACTTGCTCAGCAACCTGCAGCAGGGTCGCTATTCATCAGCAAGAAATAGAATGGCGGGGCGGCTTCTCTCTTCTCCCTCGGCTTCCTCTCCCTCCATCCCCCATGCTCTGCCGCCTCCTTTCGAAGCCCCATACCAATTTCGGTCCACGGGGGCGCATCGTCGCATGCCTTTCAGAAGCCAGCAGTGAAGGGCAAGATGAACAGAGGAGCGCAGTTTCCTCTGCATTGGAAGAATCCATGCCGATTAAGGATCTCATCACCGTCGCTGCTTGCGCCGTTGGTCTCCTCACCGGCATCGGTGTCGTGCTCTTCAATTATGCG GTGCATTACACACGAGACTTATTTTGGGATGGAATACCTTCTCGGGGTGCATCATGGTTGAGAGAGGAACCCATTGCGGATGTCTGGCCAAGAGTAATACTGGTACCATTGTGTGGTGGTTTAATAGTAAGCATACTGAACAAGCTACGGGATTCTCTTGAAGACTCATCTGAGGGTACTGACACTGTGGCATCTGCTGTTAAAGGTGCACTAAGACCCTTCTTGAAGACAATTGCTGCTTCTGTCACCCTTGGAACTGGTAATTCTTTGGGGCCTGAAGGTCCTAGTGTTGAGATAGGTTCATCCGTAGCAAAAGGAATTAGTCATGTGTTTGAGTGGAGTGGTGGCAAGAGTTTATCTCTTGTGGCAGCTGGATCTGCGGCTGGCATTTCATCAG GTTTTAATGCTGCTGTGGCTGGATGCTTTTTTGCTGTTGAATCTGTCCTTTGGCCGAGCTCAACAGATTCATTCTCACCTCTTACAAACTCAACATCAATGGTGATACTCAGTTCTGTAATTGCATCTGTGATTTCAGAAGTTGGTCTTGGTTCTGATCCAGCTTTTATGGTTCCAGAATATGATTTCCGTTCTCCAAgtg AACTTCCATTGTATCTTTTGCTGGGTATATTGTGCGGTTTGGTTTCGCTAACCTTGTCTGGATGCACATCATTTGCTCTGGAGATGGTTGAAAATTTTCACAAGACTACCAGAATACCAAAGACTACTTATCCAGCTTTTGGTGGCATGGTCGTTGGTCTGATAGCTTTAGCGTACCCTGAGGTCCTTTACTGGGGCTTTGAGAACGTTGACATTCTATTAGAGTCAAGACCTTTTGTGAATGGCCTCCCTGCTGATGTCTTGTTTCAGTTAGTTGGGGTAAAAATCGTGGCAACATCTTTGAGTCGAGCTTCTGGATTAGTGGGTGGGTACTATGCCCCATCTCTTTTCATCGGTGCAGCAACGGGCATGGCATATGGAAAATTTATGAGCTCTGCACTATCAGGTCCCAATCCTTTGTTTCATCTATCACTCTTAGAAGTGGCATCACCTCAAGCATATGGTCTG GTGGGAATGGCTGCTACTCTTGCTGGTGTTTGTCAGGTACCCCTGACATCAGTTCTGCTTCTGTTTGAGCTAACACAGGACTACCGAATAGTTCTTCCACTGCTTGGAGCTGTTGGGGtatcttcatggattgtgtccagcCAGAATAAGAAAAAGGATGTTGGCAATAGATTGAGCACTTCTGGAGTTAAAGAGGCTAGTGTCAACCAAAATAAAGAGTCCATTTATCAAGGCCAAGTATTGGAAGCATCCACTGAAACATCAGGTGTAACTGATTTGTGTCAGATTGAGAGCTCTCTTTGTGTTTATGATTCTGTTGGTGAAATAAATCAATTGGCAGAAAAGCTTACAGTTTCACAAGCTATAAGAACCAGATACGTCACTGTCCTGATGAGCTCTTCATTAGTTGAAGCAGTCTCTCTCATGCTAGTTGAGAACCAACCATGTGCTATAATAATCGATGCCAATGGGTTTCTAGTAGGACTTCTATCACTTGAGGACATTCAAAACTTCAGTAAAGTTGCAAAGAAAAGAGGCACACAAACTGAG GTTGACAAGATTCTAGTATCTCATGTCTGTCATTTGGTTGGGAAGAAATGCCAGGCGTGGGCTGTCACGCCTGACACAACACTTGCTACAGCTGAAAGTATCATGAATTCACATGGAGTAAATCAGCTGGCTGTGGTGTCGGAGCATGCAGATGGTCAGAAAAAGGGACAATTGGTTGGTTTATTGGACAGGGAGAGTATCAGCATTGCTTGCCG AGCAGCGGCAACTAAAGAATCTCTTGGCTTATTCTCAGAGAACTTATGA
- the LOC120251761 gene encoding uncharacterized protein LOC120251761 translates to MMSDRMGGGPDTRILSNAVAEECTFPPSTESLLGKLNQIDIRLRQLEKQKQQQQHQQRRFPQLPENNYFIEDLQARHLECRSFSAALHEVHMKGTLMQRLHLLECRIHQLSHELDKGNSTAVSSSAAAKQLLTSDQSMWLQQIEREMKLLQDNVVPSSTREIGAGELQAQPSKLKNIKDTRREAITAVEKRANNIRQKEKRRLAHTQLYKKWFPVGC, encoded by the exons atgatgaGCGATCGAATGGGAGGAGGCCCTGACACGAGAATACTATCCAATGCAGTTGCAGAAGAATGCACTTTTCCCCCATCAACCGAGTCCTTACTCGGGAAGCTCAACCAGATCGACATTCGG CTGAGGCAGCTGGAGAAGCAgaagcaacagcagcagcatcAACAACGGCGGTTCCCTCAACTTCCAGAGAACAACTATTTCATTGAGGATCTGCAAGCCAGGCATCTAGAGTGCAGATCCTTCTCCGCCGCGCTGCATGAGGTGCATATGAAAGGAACACTCATGCAACGCCTCCACCTACTCGAATGCCGGATCCACCAG CTTAGTCACGAACTGGACAAGGGCAATAGTACTGCAGTCAGCTCCTCAGCAGCAGCAAAGCAGTTGTTAACGAGTGATCAGAGCATGTGGCTTCAGCAAATTGAACGAGAGATGAAGCTGCTGCAGGACAATGTTGTACCCTCGTCCACACGCGAGATTGGAGCTGGGGAACTCCAAGCCCAGCCTTCCAAACTCAAG AATATTAAGGATACCAGAAGAGAGGCTATCACTGCGGTGGAAAAGCGAGCCAATAACATACGgcagaaggagaagagaaggcTGGCGCACACACAGCTCTACAAGAAGTGGTTTCCTGTTGGGTGCTGA
- the LOC120251746 gene encoding ELKS/Rab6-interacting/CAST family member 1 → MASEEEGGSLFEGMVLFTPSDLSSPSEIPPSVTSADPPPLPLSQPLDEDLFSNLTLLSAPPSSDDPPSVLPSPSRQISRKKKRAVRVGYARDDEVSPPPPFSPSPRPLDSNQSEHRRDEDISCAVLPENKVADNNEVGDIHLVDGRLPVTEVSPPMEKDEVVSVEEKLDLIKTQVSNKLDRLREMAVLLASQRKQLGRRRRKAAESVNSVSQKYKELEKELEEACEAEDFERAERVSESLAATEKEKDILLTAFKEAEADCDAADLKMQELLDSQIAAEEEGVALLEQLGKDAAYTAEFVFKRAEEISVERIREWQYLMEILESKKLEADIEFHVINDARLGLESSIEYLVEDDRREKESLQRKQEVLTKELDELLAMVRMKETEIADNNFKIQEIERNISNVVSKFYGTQSNIDKKYDDLHSSMLKLEVEQESLFIKKKEIDDSVSTAEGKQSKLNKLAIDSANEAKNCQNLVDLRKRFASSIIKSREEKIRLAKTEEKILEDIQMLRQQNSSARTSLQELSSTRAIIQQDLTSMKQRIYFIDKRGPELEAEKKVAAAARNFKEAGRIAGEAKALNLERESLLDKRDKAISDLEKLEGEIKCTVDQMDESEQLIISKEKEAAIAGCQRLRLVAAAAMAERSATLELGDFEDGDILLKEAEAADFKASELQKAYGLEVEEREKPFDHFISISLITNLAGQQLSEMISSFNLPAAGGS, encoded by the exons ATGGCATCGGAGGAGGAGGGCGGATCCCTCTTTGAGGGCATGGTCCTCTTCACCCCCTCGGACCTTTCCTCTCCCTCGGAGATCCCTCCTTCTGTCACCTCTGCCGATCCTCCACCACTTCCACTCTCACAACCCCTCGACGAAGATCTTTTCTCCAATCTCACCCTCCTCTCAGCTCCCCCCTCCTCTGACGATCCACCTTCAGTCTTGCCTTCACCCTCCCGCCAGATCTCCCGTAAGAAGAAGCGCGCCGTCCGAGTCGGATACGCCCGCGATGATGAAGTCTCCCCGCCTCCTCCCTTTTCCCCGTCTCCTCGTCCATTGGATTCCAATCAATCGGAACACCGTAGGGATGAGGACATCTCCTGCGCCGTTCTTCCAGAGAACAAGGTAGCAGACAATAATGAAGTTGGTGACATCCATCTAGTTGATGGGCGGCTTCCTGTAACCGAGGTTTCACCTCCAATGGAGAAGGACGAAGTCGTTTCCGTTGAGGAAAAATTGGACTTGATCAAAACTCAGGTGTCCAATAAGCTCGATCGCCTCCGCGAGATGGCCGTTTTGCTGGCTTCTCAAAGGAAGCAGCTGGGGAGGAGGCGTAGGAAGGCCGCAGAGAGCGTGAATTCTGTCTCTCAGAAGTACAAGGAATTGGAAAAGGAGCTGGAGGAAGCCTGTGAGGCTGAGGACTTtgagagggctgagagggtaAGTGAGAGTTTAGCCGCTACGGAGAAGGAGAAAGACATCCTCCTGACTGCTTTTAAGGAGGCCGAGGCTGATTGCGATGCTGCGGATTTGAAGATGCAGGAGCTCCTAGACTCGCAGATTGCCGCTGAGGAAGAAGGCGTCGCGCTCTTGGAACAGTTAGGAAAG GATGCAGCTTACACTGCAGAGTTTGTTTTTAAAAGGGCGGAAGAAATTTCTGTCGAAAGAATCAGAGAATGGCAATACTTAATGGAGATTTTAGAAAGTAAAAAGTTGGAAGCAGACATTGAATTTCATGTGATAAATGATGCACGTCTTGGGTTGGAAAGTTCTATAGAATACTTGGTGGAAGATGACCGTCGAGAAAAGGAAAGTCTACAAAGGAAACAGGAAGTTTTGACTAAAGAACTTGATGAGCTACTTGCCATGGTGAGAATGAAGGAAACAGAGATTGCTGACAATAACTTTAAGATCCAAGAAATTGAGAGAAATATTTCTAATGTAGTCTCAAAGTTTTATGGGACACAATCAAATATTGATAAGAAGTATGATGATCTACATTCATCCATGTTGAAACTTGAAGTTGAGCAAGAATCACTCTTCataaagaagaaggaaattGATGATTCAGTTTCTACAGCAGAAGGGAAGCAGTCAAAACTTAACAAACTGGCAATTGATTCTGCTAATGAAGCAAAAAATTGTCAAAACTTAGTTGACCTGAGAAAGAGATTTGCGTCATCCATTATAAAGTCCCGGGAAGAAAAAATTAGGTTGGCCAAGACAGAAGAGAAGATTTTGGAGGATATCCAAATGCTCAGACAACAAAACTCTTCAGCGAGGACTTCCCTGCAG GAACTGTCATCAACAAGGGCTATTATTCAGCAGGATCTTACTTCCATGAAGCAGAggatatattttattgataaaagaGGTCCAGAGCTTGAGGCTGAAAAGAAAGTTGCTGCAGCTGCAAGAAATTTCAAGGAAGCAGGGAGGATAGCTGGCGAGGCAAAGGCACTGAATTTGGAAAGGGAGAGCTTGTTGGATAAAAGGGATAAGGCTATCTCAGACCTTGAGAAGTTGGAGGGCGAAATCAAATGTACTGTTGACCAGATGGATGAAAGTGAACAACTAATTATATCCAAGGAAAAAGAGGCAGCTATTGCAGGCTGCCAGAGGCTCAGGTTAGTTGCAGCAGCTGCTATGGCTGAAAGATCAGCTACTCTTGAACTGGGTGACTTTGAAGACGGTGACATTCTACTTAAAGAGGCTGAAGCTGCAGATTTCAAAGCAAGTGAGCTTCAAAAAGCTTATGGTCTGGAGGTGGAGGAGCGTGAAAAACCATTTGATCATTTCATTTCTATATCTCTGATCACTAATCTTGCAGGGCAGCAGTTGTCTGAAATGATTTCATCTTTCAACCTACCTGCTGCTGGAGGGTCCTAA